A single genomic interval of Plodia interpunctella isolate USDA-ARS_2022_Savannah chromosome 14, ilPloInte3.2, whole genome shotgun sequence harbors:
- the LOC128675602 gene encoding UPF0047 protein YjbQ, whose protein sequence is MASNRGIQIGSAWFQRKLNLRPQHRGVHLVTEEILKQVPELSQFAVGLCHIQIMHTSASLALNESWDPDVRDDMEMMLNKIVPEGLPYRHSCEGPDDMPAHVKACFLGSSLTIPITDGKLNLGTWQGVWLCEHRNHAGSRKVVVTLSGCPRDSPLSPVSAASCSS, encoded by the exons atggcCTCGAACCGAGGAATTCAGATCGGATCCGCGTGGTTTCAACGGAAACTGAATTTGAGGCCACAGCATCGGGGCGTGCACCTGGTCACGGAGGAGATCCTCAAGCAGGTGCCGGAACTCTCGCAGTTCGCGGTCGGTCTCTGCCATATCCAGA TAATGCACACATCTGCGAGCCTGGCGTTGAACGAGAGTTGGGACCCCGACGTTCGAGACGACATGGAGATGATGCTCAACAAAATAGTGCCAGAGGGTCTGCCGTATCGCCACTCGTGCGAAGGTCCTGATGACATG CCAGCACATGTGAAGGCCTGTTTCCTGGGCTCCTCCCTGACCATTCCTATCACAGACGGAAAACTGAATCTGGGCACCTGGCAAGGCGTGTGGCTCTGTGAGCATCGAAATCACGCAGGCAGTCGGAAA GTGGTGGTGACGCTGTCGGGCTGCCCGCGCGACTCGCCGCTGTCGCCGGTGTCGGCGGCGTCGTGCTCCAGTTAG
- the LOC128675604 gene encoding transmembrane inner ear expressed protein, whose product MDSVMDVIKNSEEPEWLEKQVIGGLRLWQLVFLCLAAAATLIVMVCCCFRFRIPRTKQQIEADYKRRQIASKFRQQLETIQDTKMDAMSLKDALDLLHEKTKAEMDAEKQGSQPSSITSPQQSSFDASFQPEGGQKPEPQVSRQFARFAGRVATITKLGQPKTPTSPNPSNKEF is encoded by the exons ATGGATTCTGTAAtggatgttataaaaaattcaGAAGAGCCTGAATGGCTTGAAAAACAAGTTATAGGGGGATTGCGTCTTTGGCAACTTGTATTTCTTTGTTTGGCTGCCGCTGCGACTTTGA TTGTGATGGTGTGTTGCTGCTTCCGGTTCCGCATCCCGCGCACGAAGCAGCAGATAGAGGCGGACTACAAGCGGCGCCAGATCGCATCCAAGTTTAGGCAGCAGCTGGAGACCATACAGGACACCAAGATGGACGCCATGTCCTTGAAAGACG CCTTGGACTTGCTCCACGAGAAGACCAAAGCAGAAATGGACGCAGAGAAGCAGGGCTCGCAGCCAAGCTCCATCACATCTCCGCAACAAA GTTCATTCGACGCGTCGTTCCAGCCCGAGGGCGGTCAGAAGCCCGAGCCGCAGGTGTCGCGTCAGTTCGCGCGGTTCGCGGGCAGAGTCGCCACAATCACCAAGCTGGGACAGCCCAAGACTCCTACTTCTCCGAATCCGTCCAATAAGGAGTTTTAA